In Lolium perenne isolate Kyuss_39 chromosome 5, Kyuss_2.0, whole genome shotgun sequence, the sequence TTTTCCGACTCAAAAAGTCCCAGATAGGAGTTATCTCTACCACCTCAATCTTGAACAAGCCAGTCTCAAAGGCTTGGGCACCCCCACAAAGTAAAATTCTTCAGACAGCTCGCACTTGAAAATAGGATTTGGACGCTGGATCGATTGGAGAAAAGGGTTTGTGTCCATTTTGCAAGCAAATGAGTGAGTCGCTAAATCATCTCTTATCCATCTGCATTAGACCCTACATAAAAGATtggattgccatacccggtgttcACCCAAGACAATGGCCAGGCCTCTGAATCGGGAATTGGCGGAGTATGATAACGGGCATCGTAATTTCTTACCACAAGGCGCCGTGTACAATAGGGTTTCTCACGACAAGCACACGGCGCCCCTTGTAGTAGTAGACAATATCGAGCGTGAAGCCCGCTCGTGGGCTTCGCAGGAGcaaagggcgcgtttggtagcctgcattTCACTTGGCTCGCATGCGGGGAGTAAATTTAGCCCGTTTGGATGCCTGTCCGAGCCGCGTTATCGCATTaaccggttctcaaagcacctctgggacaggccctggaggaacgccTGGAATGGCAGTTTCTCCATTGCGGCCAAAAGCATGCACGCGTGGAGAAGGGAGGCGGAGACGCCGTGTCCCTTCGAACACGCGCCATAATTAGCCTCACcgctcccctctccttcctctcactcgcgaccgcactctcacctcccccaaactgtcacatcacTCGGCGGTTCCCCTCCCGCCGACCAATCCGCCACACTGACGCAGCGAGGAGCACCGTTACCGGAGGAGGAGACGTCGGCGACCAGGACCTCGACATCGGCCGCAATCTGCTCCGTAGTCCTCATCGGCATCTCGTCTTCGCCCGCTATCTCGAGCTCGTCCTCTGCTGGAAGAATGGCGGTAAGTCCCTCTCCTTCTCACCTTCGTACTCGTTCTGTTCAAACAAGCCATTTTCGGGCATTTCCGACGACATGCACATTAGATCTGCTAGGGTTTCCGTTAGAATAGCGGTCGGATTGACGTTTTGCAAGGTGTTCATCCCCATTTCTTGCAGTTCTTGCCCAGTTCTTGCATTTTACGGTCTCGATTTGCTTAGATCTGTTACTATAGTGTCGGATTGCGGTAGATCCTTCCTAGACCAGCCTTTGGATTGCTGAAACTGACAGATCTTATTGTGCATGCATAGAGGCGAAGGTTTTTTTGTGTTCTTTTACCATGTTGTCATTGTTGTGCGGAAAGTTGAGCTGAGTCACGCTTGTTTGTTCAGACGCAAGAGTGGGAGGACTTGAAGAAGGAAGTTGCAATGCTCAAGAATATGCAGAGAATACAAGCACAAGTGATGAGGACTAAGAAACAGGCATGGGTGGCAGAAAAACAGGCTTTGGAGGCTAAGAAGAGAAAGCTAGAGTATGACATATACGATCTGCTTcaagtgaactttgcaatcaaggaCAAGCTCAAGAGGATCAGGGCTACTTGTGAGGAGTGATGAATGTGATGTAGATGTACTGTATGAGAATTTGTAATGTGGCCTAAGTACAATTTGTAATTTACCCTAAGTACCACTCGTAATGTACTCAATTTGAAGTGCCAATTGTGTTGTTTCTTGATTGAACTAGGCCAACGATTATACCCTTAGATCATAGTATTAGGAGATGATTGACCAGAACCTATGTCATGACTTAACAAGACCAATCCATTGGTTCTGTTCAAACATCTCCTACATATGTCCTCATTGTATGAGGCCTCTGATACCCTGCTTTGCATGtttctgcttcttcagttctgcaTGGGACAATGATTCAACTATGGCACAACGACAGACATGGTGCTGCCCttaaacttagtcatgtgtgccgTATTACtgacacactagacttagtttggggaCAGTCCCTCTGTCTGTCGTGTGATCCTACATATGAGGCCTCGTTTTGGTATGTCtggtgcattggccaatgattcaacaaaGGAACAATGGCAGGCTAGGTGGTggcctcaaacttagtcatgtgtgccacTGAGTTTGTGGCCACTCCCTATGCCTGCCATGTGAGCAACTGTATGAGGCCTTACTAATGTTATCAATGTCTGTTTTCATCTACACTACTTGTGAACACGCACACCTCTAATTGCTTCGGTTCTTCTGGCAGACTGAGAAGATCAAGCTTGGGTCACCTGCTAAGGTTCCCGGCGAGGGACCGGCAAAGAATCGTCATGGAAGGCCGGCTAAGGTCGGCCACTTCCACGACGAGCAAGGGCCGGACCACTTCCTCAAAATCATCTTCAAGCCCACCTTCGGCCGCCCCATTATCCCTAAAGCTTTCGTCAAGTGGTTCGGAGATATCCCTTCCAacatcatcgtcaccaccaacaccagATGCAACTGGAGAATGACTACGAGGAGAGAAGGCGACGACGCATTCATCGACCAGGGATGATCGGCCTTCGCCATCGCCCATCAGCTCAAGGTAAGTTCGTCACCTTCAGAATGGTGTCCTCCTTGAAGTACAGTGTGATCATCTTCGACCACACCTACACTGAGGTGGTGACGAGGTGCCCGTACCATGGCGATGACACCAGGTGCGTCGTATCCGAACACCATGTCTAAAGCTAACCTGGTGCCATGTCAAGTCTAGTTGATGCTCGTGTCTAGTGTCTTGAACTATAATCCTCTCTGCTGTCTCCAGAACTATAATCGTGTCTGCAAAATGTTGTGCCGTGAACTTGTATCGTCTATGATCACTGCTAAATTATGTGTTGTCTATGATTGTGTTCTTACTTGTTCTTACTTGTGATGTTGATCGCTGGTAACCTCACACTGAAGGGAAGAGGTTACCAGAACCGGATTATGGGTTACAACCAAACATCAGGGACGCCGTTTTGAGCTgctacaaggcctaaaaaccgacCTACCAAACGGCCAGAGTACGAAATCTCCACGGGACCTAAAAATCTCCGTGCAGACCACCAAACAAAATCCCTTTTATGGCCCATGGCCGTCTTGGACGCGCACCAAACAAAATCCCTTTTATGGCCCATGGCCGTCTTGGACGCGCAGGGAGCTCCTTCCCGCTGCGCCAGTCATGTAGGAAATCGCCCAAGCAACCAAACGCGCCCAAAGCGTTTGGACTTGTATCTCCCATGTTTGTACTCTCTTGTTAAAACTCCTTAATGCCGAGTTTTTGCCCGGTCTAAAAAAACATACGGAGTAATATGTCTTTTCCAAAAACAATTATGGAGTAACCGGTCACATGAGCAACAAGCAACACAGCACACCAAACAACTTGGTCTGCAGCATTTTCTGTAGGGCCACAAGCTCTGGCCTCTCAACTCTCGAGGCCCTTTCCTTCCTGGAAGCTTCAGAAACAAGTCACGATTGTTCCTTTCTCCAGCTTGGAGGAAAGGATGTCACGTAATCAAGCTTGGTATCTTCTTATTATTGTTACTGGAGTATCTGCCTAATCTATATCCTAAAGGACTAGCACACCAAGGTAAACAGATCGAGCACTTTCAGTTTCACCAACCAAATTCAACATATGACCATCTATGATTGGCAACATCTCTGGTCTGCAAGACACCATGATACTGAAAATCTGGCAACCTGCAGAGACTAACAATTGAACAGCAGAGCTATTACTCACCAGCATGGCAATGACAAAAGTTGCAGCACATGAATCCAGTGCTATGAGTTTAAGTGCTCATCGCCTACATCCACGTACTAAAAGCAAACAAAAGACATGTTCTCCTGGTCCTGCAGACGATGGAGAAATTAGGCCATAAACAAGCTAGGCATTTCGCGTGACAGGCAGACACAGCAGCGACAGGAAGCCTTTTGAGCTATGCCAGCCTCGCTCTAGCCTTCCAATGCTAATAAACCACAAGCCTAACCCAGGCAGGTGCATCTAATCTTCCCAGGACCCCACCATGAGGTGAGAAGCTATGGCCACATGGACTACAGATGGAAATACCTGTAACACTGCGTTGCAAGCAAAATGTTTCCTCCTTGGCTTTGGTGGCAAGAGAGAGTACAGAGATGGTTGAGAAAGTTATGGGTGACAGTTGGAAGGATAGGCCGTCTTCCCCATTTAAACACACACTGCCATCCTTTCTCCTTTCTGCAGTCCCTTGACACACCTCCACACACATGCATACACCAGTAGTCGTTGCCCTGAAGAACTCTTGGCACCTTCATGCAAATCCAGCCCTCCCTCTGAATTCCCTGTCCTGTGAAGATTAGCTGGTGTTGGAGGCTTCAGTGCTCTTCTCAGGTTATGGGCGTTCAAGAAGCACACACAAAACCACCACCTTCCTCAGTGCTGCATTGTTAAGGAGATTCAGATTTCTGGAGAAGCGTAAGAGTGGGTGTTCCTTGAATTCCATCTCAAACCTCATTCTGCCTTGTTTCTCTTCTGCCTTGTTTTCCTTCTGTCCCTTGTCTTTAGCCTTTCTTTCTCTGTCTCCTACTCCCATAGCCTGTTATGGAATCCTCCCAGATCACTGGGGATGATGGCGAAGAGTGCAACAGTAATGAATCCGGCTGGACAATATACCTGGCCTCCCCCACAAGTAGCGATGATGCAAAAGAGAATGCCAGTGGAGGAAGTAATGTTGAAGATGGCAGTGGCTACATCAGTGAGAGGAGGAAAGGGAAAGAAGCAACCAATgcagatgatgacgcagattatgATTCCCTGGCATCTGATGCTTCCACGGGGCCAGCTCAAGTGAAGGTGCTTGAAGGCAAAGAAGAAAAAGATCATCACAAAAATGATGGTTGTAGCAATGAACATGGCAAGGATGAAAAAGATGAGATACTTACCAAATTCTCCAACAGCGGCAACAAAAAGGCGGGAAAGATGAAGAAAGGGGATGAGAAAATCAGCAAAAGAGGGCACAATAGAAGACGTAGCTCATCAAGAACAAGCTTTTTTTGGTAACTGATGTAAAGTCTGCTCATCCATTTTCTTTCTTATCAAGCTAGAATCCATGTTAGAGGCAAGGGGAATTGAAGGCCTTGTGATGGTCCCTGCTATTGCCTTCTAAGGTTTTCTCCATTTGTTAACCACTCCATAGGTTAGTTGTTACTATGCAAATCTGTCAACCTTTCATTATTATTCATTTATTCAATGCCACATAACATTGCATGTTCTCCTATATTTCTATAGACATTAGTGATCACTCTTCCAGATAGACTTCCCCAATGAACTGTTGAGATCACTTCTACAGTCTACTGATCTCCCAACATTTTAACATGGAATCTGCATTTTGCAAGTAATCAAAAGTAGTATTGTCTATCAGATGAATTATATCATCTGAACATAGGATTTACAGGCAAGTTTGTTTCATGACTTTCTCCGTATCCTTGAGCAAGGCAAATACTATAATCAAAACTAGCATTGTCTATCAGATAAGTTATATATCATCTGAACATAAAGCAAAAATTAATAGGATTTACAGGCAAGTTTGTTTCATGCCTTTTTTCCTTACCTTGAGTAAGCGAATCTTATTTACAATCTTACTACAACTAATGCGACATTTTCAACGAAACCTACTGCAGCTTAAGAATATCTGTAGTGCCCATCACCTACATGCACGTACTAAAGCAAACAAAAGACATGTTCTCCTGGTCCTGCAGACGAATAGAGATTAAGCCATAAACAAGCTAAGCATTTCACGTGACAAGCAGACACATCAGTAACAAGAAGCCTTTTGAGCTATGCCAGCCTCACTCTAACCTTCTAAATTTCTAATGCTAAGAGAACCATAGCCTAACCCGGGCAGGTGCATCTAATCTCCCCAGGCCTCTGCCAGGCCCCTACCATGAGGTGAGAAGCTATGTCCACATGGACTACAGATGCAAATACCTGTAACACTGCGTTGCAAGCAAAATGTTTACTCCTTGGCTTCGGTGGCAAGAGAGAGTACCGAGATGGTTTAGAAAGTTATGGGTGACAGATGGAAGGACAGGATGTCTTCCCCTTTGAACACAGTGCCATCATTTCTGCAGTCCCTTGGCACACCTCCACACACAGACACAACCATACACAACCTGAAGAACTCTTGGCACCTTCATGTAATCTAGCCCTCCCTCTGGATTTCACCCTGTCCTGTGAAGATAGCTGGGTGTTAGGCGCTCTTCTCAGgttatgggtgttcaagaagcacAAGCAGAAAGAATGCCATCTTCAGGGCTGCATTGTTAAGGAGATTCAAAATTCAGAAGAAGCTTAAAGAAGTGGATATTCTTCGGATTCTATCTCAGCTTCATTCTGCCTTGTTTTCCGTTTGTCCCTTCCCTTTAGTATTTCTTTCTACGTCCTACTCCATAGTCTGTTATGGAATCCTCCCAGATCACCGGGGATGATGGCGAAGAGTGCAAAAGTAATGAATCCGCGTGGACAATATAGCTGGCCTCCCCCACAAGTAGCAATGACGCAAAAGAAAATGGCAGTGAAGGAAGTAATGTTGAAGATGGCACTGGCCACATCCATGAGAGGAGGAAATGGAAAGAAGCAACCAATGCGGATGATGACGGGGATTATGATTCCCTGGCATCTGATGCTTCCACACGGCCAGCTCAAGTGAAGGTGCTTGATGGCAAAGAAGAGAAAGATCATCCGACAAATGATGGCTGCAGCAATGAACATGGTAAGGATGACAGAGATGAGATACTTACCAAGTTCTCAACCAGCAGCAGCAAAAAAGGTGGGCAAGATGAAGAAAGGGGGTGAGAAAAAACAGCAAAAGAGGCCACAATAGAAGACATAGCTCATCAAGAACAAGCTTTTTTTTTGGTAACTTATGTAAAATCCTTGCTCATCTATTTCTTTCATATCAAGCTAGAATCCATGATAAGAGGCAATGGGGAATTGAAGGCCTTGTGATGGTCCCTGCTATTGCGTTCCAAGGTTTTGTCCATTCGTTAAGCACTCCATAGGTTAGTTGTTAGTGTGCAAATATGTCGCCCATTCATTATTATTGAATGCTCTATTCTCAATATAGACTTTCAAACATTGCATGTTCTCCTATATTTCTATAGACATTAGTGATCACTTTGTCCAGATACACTTCCCAATGATCTGTTGAGGTCACCAACCCAACAGGATAATTAATTTTAATGGTGTTCTGTTCCTAACTTTTTTATAGGTTAGACGTCTACATTTGATTAAATCGAGATCTCCTTAATGGTGTTTCTGTCGATAATCTTTTCACGTTTAATAAGTAACCGAAACCAGTAATGTCTATCAGATAAGTTACATCATCTGAACATGAAGCAAACATTAATAGGATTTACCGGCAAGTTTGACTAATACTTTCTTCCTTAGCCCTGACTAAACCAAAAATCTTATCATCCATAGTAGATCAATCTTACTATAACTCATGCAATATTTTCACATTTAACCTACTGCCGCTAGGAATATGTTCCCTTATAAGGATTAAATCATTAGGCAATGTAACATATTTATTGGTGAACAAAACTAATAAACAATTTAATATACGAACAAATGTAGGTTATAGAACATCTTAAGTAAACATTACAATGGTACAAGGTACAAGAGCCTCCAGCTATCACCTGATATGTGCAATTCACTACTCTTTGCATCTACAGTATTTTCCTATAAGAAGCCGTAGCATGAGATGGAGCACCTTCTACTGGGCAAATGATGCGCAAGACGGCATTAACTCCAAGAGTAATCTCGTTCCTGAGATAAAAGAATGAAACACTTAGTAAGGGGAATGGTAATCAATTCATCAGTAATCAGTTGGTACTACATGATAAGCGTTTTTTTCAAGAAAAACATGATAAGAGTTTGATTGAGCTAGTACAGGCAGGTAAAAAAAAAAGGGCAAGTGCGTTATTACAGATgtgtttgcaaaaaaaaaaaagggggggggggggttagttCAGATGCTGGTGGGCACTGGGCACAACCAATTTTGACAGAGGTTGCAGCAGATAAGCATGTTAACAACCATGATTGCGAATGTTACAGCTGATGTTCGATACTGAAAGTTACGACTTTCCAAAGTAGGCACGAACGGTAAAGTTCCTAACTTTAAGCCGTTTCACTCGGCAGTAGCCTCTCCATTTGATGGAGAAACAAGATTTAAGACCATTATGGTCTTCTATTCTTTTTGCCTGAAGAATGCATAAAAGTAAACTTCATTCAAAGGCATCATAGCCAGCTCAAAGTCCAAAAGAGGAAGAGCCTTAATCACCCAGGTTACTATCGTGTCTAATCTCACACCAGATATTCTCACaaaccaactaaaccaactaAGCAGCACAGAAGATCTTTAGTGAATATCAATCCAGGGTGTTCCAGCTTGGAAGTTGGAACCCTCTACCAAGCAATCAATCGATCATTATGGTATTCTATTCTTTTTGGCTGAAGAATGCATAAAAGTAAACTTCATTCAAAGGCATATTCTCACaaaccaactaaaccaactaAACAGCACAGATGATCTTTAGTGAATATCAATCCAGGGTGTTCCAGCTTGGAAGTTGGAACCCTCTAGGCCTCTACCAATCAATCAATCAATCAATCAATCAATCAAAACAAGGCTAACCGTTCCTTCAATTTGGGACAATTTGCAGTAGCAATTGCTAAAACGTTAGGGAGACAGGGGTCAGGGGAGAAGGTGCAGATTGCAAACGCAAATATACTAATGTAACACAATACAATCTGCTAGGGCCTAGGGGAATGTGCATAGTTTGATTTCCGGGGATGTTTTCCATGGTTGCTATTCATGCTCCAGACCATCGTGGCATCGTCCATAGCTACCTATCAACATAGCCAGCCAGGAGGAGGTATGTACGAACATGTGGAGCGAGCACATTGTTTCTTCCGATTCCATCAAAATTCACCAACCATAGCCCAAACAAATCGATTCGAGCGCACAACATTCGTCGTCATGGGCAACATAACTTTGTAGGAATGAATTGAGATAGACCGATGGAATCTTGGTAGGTACCGAGGTGGGGCGTGGACCTGGTGTGGGGGGAGGCATCGCTGGTGGCTAGGACGCGATGATGGGCTTGGAGTggtggaggaaggcggcggcgcagaGCACGGCGGTGAGGAGGGCGAAGAGGGCGAGCGCGAACATGAGCGACATCCCGGCCACCGCCAGATCCAGCATCAGCTGCGCGCCGTGGAACACCGCCCCCAGCGACATCCTCCTCTTAATCCGACCCCTCGCCTCGCCGGGCCTGCGGTGCGCGCTTCTCGGAGAGAGGCCGAGACTATGTCACCGGCAACGGAGGGAGACAGAGGGGGACAGAGGCAGAGGGGAAGGAGGTGAGGAGAAGCGGCGGGACACGCGGCGCGGCGGGGGCGGGAGGGGAGGCGGCGAGCCGACCACCTGGACGGGCGCTCCTGCCATCTGTCAACCGTGACGCTGTAATCacatggatttttttttttttttttgaaacgaggccaaaagctttgcctttcattgatataggagaaaagagttggcccgtttatgaggaaaactggccgaaaaaccgttacaacacgacaccacacgccagccccgaggctgcgctccacacgggtcgacgaccaaacaggtcgacaccacacctcaacgcaacaggcggAGGCGAAAGACCGGAGACATCGCTCCCAACTACCACGCCGGCCCCGAGGCCGCGCCCCTCCTGGCCGAAGACGAGCCCGCCTCCGCCGAACCACCAAAACACTCTGCAAGACCCTCACTCCGGTGGACGTCCAAAGCGCGGCCCCAAGAGGCAAAGCGACACAAGAGCGCCGCCCACGCCCGATCCCGCtaaggatctagggtttcccccggagaacCCGGGCGGAGATCAGAAACACCCGcttcgacgatgccttcaagaaggaagcggcGCCCACGGGCGTCACCGTCGTCGGTCCTGGCCTTTCGCCAAGACAAAGCTTTCGCCTAGCAGGGAGTCCCAAGACCTCGCGCCCGCCCAAACAAGGACCGGCACAAGCCACCAACTTCAACCACCGCAACGCGACCCCCGGAGAGACGCCGCACGTACCCCACCTCGCAGCCTCAAAAAGCTCGACTCCTCGCAGCAACTTCATGGCCAACCCCTAGCCGCCGTCGCGCTACACAACCTGTAGCCATCGGAGAACCGCCGAAGAGCGCCGTGGGCGCAGCCGGAACGCCAcatagaggggacgccgaccaacaCTGACACGAGGCCTGAAGACGAACGCCGAAGACCGCAGACTTGCGCAACGAACACAACCACATGGCCGCCACCCCGCCATCCAGAACCGCGCCCTCCCCAACAAAGAACGACGGAGCGGACCAGAAGAAGAGCCACGCCGCATCCCCGGCGACCACGACCGAGCCCGCGCGAACAGGTGAACCCGGCCAGCCCGCCGAGCCCATTCCGGGCCCGAGCGCCCGCCGCAACGCTCGCGCCGCCGCACCACCGCCAAGCTCCGCCACGCTGCGCGCTCCCCGACCGCGCGCcgtcaccaccgccgccgcctgccCGCTGAGCCCATtcgcccgagcgccgccgcttccACCGCCGAGCTccgccacgcgccgcgccgcaaGCCACCGCGCTCTCGACCGCGCGACGTCCCTGCCGCGCGCCAAAGCCACCGGACctggcgccgcgccgccgcccgcccgcgcTTCGACGAGCTCCCTCTCGCCAGG encodes:
- the LOC127301958 gene encoding uncharacterized protein yields the protein MESSQITGDDGEECNSNESGWTIYLASPTSSDDAKENASGGSNVEDGSGYISERRKGKEATNADDDADYDSLASDASTGPAQVKVLEGKEEKDHHKNDGCSNEHGKDEKDEILTKFSNSGNKKAGKMKKGDEKISKRGHNRRRSSSRTSFFW